In Euphorbia lathyris chromosome 10, ddEupLath1.1, whole genome shotgun sequence, the DNA window GCTTTTTCAAGTATAAAATAAAAGGCTTAGATAACAAATCACTTTGTACAGCATGATAGACCCAAAAATTCTAGTTGAACACAACTTGCAAATGAACTAAAAGATCTTTATCAAACAAAAAAGAGCAGCAGAGAAAGATATGAGCATTACCTGAATGAGTGAGTGAATGAATGATCAGAAAGATTTAAGGGCCCAAAAAAAGAGATTCAGATACAAGAGATACATACCATTGACCTTGATGTCCAATTTTGATTAGTGCCTTCACAAGTGGGCAGGAAAGGGGTCCAAAAATATGTGCTGTTACATTCTCGCATAAAAGGCAATGCCCAATCAACGGAATGAAGAGACTTCTCCTCTATAACACTCCCTTTTGTCCTGTGCCGAGAATTTCAATCATGTGTGACTTACAACAGTTAAAATATTTGAGACTACTAGTTGTAGTTTCTTCCCTCTTTCGAGGTGTTAAAACGAGTTGGTATGTCATAATCGTGTTACATGATCTATGTTGCACGAACACTCCTCTTTAGTATCATTTTTACGTTTTGCGTCCGTTTCCGTTATGTTTTAGAGATAATGTTTCTcggtgtccgtgcaacatagtgaTCAAGTTGGTATGTCATAATCGTGTCATACGATCGATCTATGTTGCATGAACACTCCTTTTTAGTATCATTTCTGCATTGCATGTGCGTGCCCATGTTCGtttgaaggttatgttttagaaacaATGTTTCTCGAGGTCCGTGCAGCATAGTGATTGAGTTGGTATGTCATAATCGCGTTATATGATCAATCTACGTTGCATGGACACTCCTCTATAGTATCATTTCTGCGTTTCGTGCCCGTGCCTATTTTCGTTTAAAGAatattttatgaaggttatgCTTTAGAAACAATGTTTCTCgatgtccgtgcaacatagtgaTCTTATATTTAACATAATTATATGTGATATAAATGCAATAAACATAACAATAGTATGGAATGGGTTTCGTCAAACAGGTTGTTTCTATAAATCACGTTCTCTCTCAGAAATTTACAGTTCTAACCTTTTATCTAACTTTTTGGTTTTGGAGTTGGCCAATTGGAATTCTCACTCAACTCCTTTTAGCACCTGCCAAAGAACAAAGAAAATGAGTGACTAGGATCCTCCCACGAATTGACATGCATGGATCTTAGTGCTcgtttgatttttgtttttataatttttctttttttacttcAAACAATAGTAAACAAAAATTAACTAACATCTATGCTAtcatcaacaacaaacaactaatactaacaacaaacagtaaacaaCAATATTTGAACCAAATACGCCTCTAGTATTGGTATTGTCCTATATTGCATAGAAATTCTTCTTCATTAGTGTTTCCACGTTTCATATCCGTTTCCATCACCGTCTCCTAGCTATATACTTTTAGAAATAATGGTTGTTTCCGTTTCGTGCAACCTAGTTATTATCAAAATATATACTTAAAATGTTAATAGAGGAGTAAACAGTACAGAAATTAGTGTATTCAAAGGACAGTAAAAGCTAAGAATATTACCCAAAGGGGAAAAAATCTAAAATACTCAGCAGATTTGGAAAGGAACATTTTTCATCTCATTATAGGAAAAAATGTACCTTATCAATTGAGACAAAAAACATATCAATTTCTTGTTCCAACTTGTACCAAGGGCCCATTACAAAATAGTCACAAATATGAGTTACTTGATAATGGAAAACTAATGACATTATGATATCCCTGAGAAGACTTAAAGCAAAGAGGGGCATGTGATTGAAAAGACTAGAGCAAAAGTAGCAGGTGAAATGTGGAAACCCCACTAATAACTATACTTACAATCAAAAAATTAAGTCcacaagtttttttttcttagtgACAGGAAAACTCTGCTATAAAACAGTATAAGAGAATGAAAATGATACCTCAAACAGTTCCATCTTGCTCCCTTCCATACCAAAAAAATTATGGCAAGATCCATTTCTAATCCAGGTGCTGTGAGGTCCATCCAAGTTTCCATCCATACCATGAATGTCATAATCAAACCCtgcttttctctctcttcaatttCAGAATCCAATGTGTTTCCCACAAACATGTTGTCTATGACCGGTCAGAGTCGGAATGGGACTTTAGCACCCAATAGTCGCCGAAAAACTCCATTGAACCTGCATATAGAACTTTATTTTCTTGGAGTAAATATAcccaaaaaaattcaattaagcGTCTATAGGAATCGGAACACTCCTGTTAGTGAATCCGTGACAATATATCTAATTGTATATCATGGATAGATGTGATTTTTACTCAGATTAATGCTCCAAATGAGCATTATTCCTTTCAAACAGTCTGGTTAAAAATTATTTCTCACATAGTGATTAGTTAACTAGACTGAATTTAAAACTGTAACGAAGTCGAACTAATTTTGTCCGACTTGTTTACAAAGTGTGGAACTCAAGCTTAAGTTTCCTAAGGGAGAAATCGGATGAACTTCATCCAACTTCAAGTTGCAAGGAAGTCGGATGCATCCGACTTCtttgttaattataaaattggtatAAACATGGAGAAAAGAAGATAAATTTTGAGTAGTTATAATTTATTTGGTTGGGTAGGAAGTCAGATAAACTTCATCTGACTTCTTTGCAACTAGAAGTCGGATGAAGTTCATCTGACTTCTTTGTTGGGAAGTGTAACCAAACTTAAAGCTTACGTGACACTTTTTGTAAAGAAGTCGAATGAATTTTGTCCGACTTCACCCTTTCGGAGCATTATTGTGAGAACAAAAAATTGGATAGATGCTTTTCATTTTATAAATTGGGTAGGTGCCACAATATCTTCCTACTAAATTCTAGGTGGATCATTCATATCAATAAACAAAATTCACaaataaaaagaacaaaacCAGAAAGATAAGGTTTGATATAGTCACATAAGGATGTGCATTGAATGAGCACGCACGCTTCTCAAGTAACACTATTGAGAATCACGGGTCATCAAAATCTTGCTCCTGAAATGAAAAGATAATGTTGAATGCACCTGTAAACAGTTACAGTAGAAAAAAGAAACATTTAAGATGAGAGAAAAAAGGAACCGAAATagttgtaacaaaaaaattagaatcaaATGCAAGAAGACTTACATTTATTTCTCTTTATACAAAGTTTGAATGAAGGGTTCCACAAGCTTATATAATAATATCATAACATTGGAAGAATAAAGCATTTACCAAATGCTAAAACAATATGATAAGATAAAGCCCAGATCAGAAGTATGAAAAAACTTCAACTTAGTTAACACAGAAATTACATGTAAATAAAGAAGTTTATGTTCTATCTATTAGTATTCAGACTTAATGTACAATGTTGAGACATGGAGCAATGTAGCCAATGACGGATCGAAAAACTCCATAGAAGCTGTACGAGCTTTAATCTTTCTGTAAAAGCATCCAAACAAAATCAATTGAACAATCATAGATCACCATAGAGCACCCCCAATCACCTTGCAGTGAATCCTGGATCCGTCACTGAATGTCGAAACTTCCTTTCTCTCTTTGTTAGGGCAGTATGCTCACAAAATTGAAGAGGTCCTGTTACTCTCAAGCAGATTTTTTGGGAGAATCAGTCTTAGCTTGAGTTTTGggatcttcttcttccttcacccTGACCTGCTGGACGCCTTCCTGATATCCTTGTATAAAACTTTTTAGAGCATCTCTATATGCTGAAGCTCTTGTCATGTACAACCGCTGCAATGCAGGCCTTAACGTCTCCATACCTCCCTTTGCAGCAACCGCTGATAGTTTAATTtgcagaaaagaaaagataatttAATATCAGAGTTCAGAGCATGTAATCGCAAGTTCACAGAGAGAAGCAAGGATAATCAAGATAGCCGACATACTTCAACTCCTATTACTTTTATAGCATTAAGCAAGCAAAAAATCTGCTGTTTAGGAGAGTATTGAAgattagggctgtaaatgagctgaGCCGCTCATGAGGGACTCGGTGTTCAGCTCGAGTTATAAaagagccgagcttgaacacgGAGAAACTCGGCTCAAAAGCTCGTGAGCAGGCTcggttataggttcatgaacaagctcgattGTAATATTCACGACCACACTCGTGAGCAAGCTTGGTtcgattgtattttttttaataataatatttctataaagggTGAAATGTAAAACAACGTAGTTTGGTAGGTTTCAATggtgttaaagaaatttcaaatcaatataattaataaacacAATTAATGAGTAGTTATTCGCGAGCGAATTTCATGAACAAAACTAATGAACTGCTCGCGGCAAAGCTCATGAACAAGCTTGTGAGTAGCTCATGAACAGAATGTGGAGCTCGAGCTCGTCAATTTTATGAGGAGTGAgcatgagcaggccaaagctggGCTCGGGCCGATTACAGCCTATTGAAGATCATAAGTTCATCTTCAaaccagaaaaagaaaaaaaggaaccTCACATATTTTTAAGTCAATTCAGAAGAATATATTTTTGACAAGTTTCATAGAGACAAACCGCAAGAGCAAGGTATGATTTACAAAGctaaggggtcctggagccaaAGCCCAAGGCGCAAGGCTCCGGCGTGCGCCTGATGAATAGAAGACGtggaatttttttgaaaatatatacaAAGTCTAAATATCAATATTTGATACTAATGTCACTACAACTCCATTACTAGTTAAAGCATAAGTTACGATGAACTAAAACACACACTTATAACCACACAAACAAGACAAAACCACTTAAAAACATAATATTAAACATCAAAAACACGAAGTTAAGTTCATAAGAGATATGCTTAACCGAACTAATGCTAATAAACTAATAAGTATTCATTGTCAATAAAAAAGAACTCAAGAAAACTAATAATCATCATCAAGATTAATATCGTCCTCTTTATTATCATTTTCATCTCCAATTTCCTCCTCTCCTCATCTATAAGTGACATAGATGGCCTAACTCTCACACGAGGAGTTGTTTTTGCTTAGCCTTAACAAtatgttaaaaaattaaaaacctaatcaaAACCGTTGATGTTAACGAGATGCGCCTAAGGAGAGCCTCTGAAGACCAAGCGAGATCCTTTTAAACTGAGCCTCGCCTAGGGGTAATAAGGCACAGTCCGACGAGCCTGACAGGaggcgcgcctttaacaactatgctaCTGATATACCTAAAACTTATTTTTCAATGACTTTTCAGAGATTATTATGTGTGAATATGAGAAAGTTGCTAATTTGACGAAACTTATGAGAATCCACTCTGGACTCTGGTATTATTATCATGTTTCTATAATTCTAAAACCTAGAAATCAACTTTAAGACTTGGCTAATCTCTATAAGCAGCAGATAGCATAACAATTAAAAAATACTCAAACTGATTGTACACTtgtttaaaaaggcaataactGGTCTTGGAAACAAAGCTTCCCCAAGTCTAGGCAAAGAAAACAAATTTATTTGATCCATCTTCATTTCCAAATCATCTGTAGGTCAATCCTCCTAACATCGATAATCCTACTAGTTTCCATCTGATAAAATGGCGCAATAATGCCAGTCCTCATATGCTTCGAATTAACAACAAATTTGACACCAGCAAGAACTTAAGAGCAACCTAAAATACTAGAAATATATTAATGGTGAGAAAGAAACTGAAACTCTCTTTAGGTGATTCAGCCCATGGTTATTTggttaaatataattaaaattcaatgTGTTCTCTGTTTCTAAATCTCCCTAACATATATACGTGACAACAGTTAAGCCActaaatttattaataattcttGTTTTATCGTATGCAATTTCAGTTTGAACAACTATTGGTCAAGCTTAGGTAATAATTAACAACACCAAACACATTGGTCAAGCAACAACATAGAGTCTCTTCTCTTACCAAGATCTTCAATAGCAGAGGGCTCTTTCTCTTGATTGTTAGTACTCTTTCCCCCGTTGGATTCATCTTCACTTTCTTCCACTTTCTTCTTATAATCATTTGGCCGAAGATCAGGACCAATATCGCGTACCCAGCTAGCAGCATACAACCTTGAGGCCTCTTTCAATATCTGAAATACAAATAGATTACAATTACTTCCGTTTTCTCCATTTACAGGCTAAAGAAACCTAATCAGCTAACTGAAAATAGTTCGAGATGCGCCCAATTTGAAACCTATCCATCCCCAAGGAATTCCAAGAACTCTTGTTATACACTCGTTCCAACCGTCAACTCTCTTTTCTAGGTTTATCGATATTGAATCAATTGAACGCACTTCTACAAGGATATCAAATTGTGGCTATACTAATCAGTAATCACTATCTTAGTTTATATATAGAAACGTGATAGTGTAAATAGTGCAATAAAAGCAAATAACAAAAGAAGAAGGAAGCACGATACCAGAAATCGATCATGCCAGGTTAGTTTGCGACGCTTTTGAATATGAGGAGGGTCTGGCAGTGATGAAGGAAATGCTATTTCCTTGAGATCATAACGAATGTAATCGTAGACCTTTCTAGACAGCACTCTCAACTTCATTTATACTCGTTTTTCCTAATTTGGCAATCGACGGTGTGTAAATGGCTCCTCCCTTCCGCTTCTCGGGAAGACTCTGTTAGTTGCAGTGATTTTGGAGCAGACGGTTCCGGAGCCACAGGGCGGAGGAGGAGTTGGTAGCAGCGGCGGTTAAGGGGAGTGAAATTTTAGAGTGCGAGTCACGAATTTCCTTTTCCATTTTAGATGGCTTAAAACATCAATAGCTCCTATACTTGTCTGAAAAAATCAAATATCCCCCTATACTTTAAAAACGTCTTATTTACTCTCTGAACTTATATAAATTGAACTAATAATTAAATCTCTCAACTTTTCTAAGTGACGTATTTGGCTCCTAAACTTGTTTAGAGTAATCTATGAAcacttgaatttgtttaaagtttATGCACatcaacttgtccaaaaattCCAATATTGCAAGCCTAAACATAATGGAGGGATGAAAATTCAAAAAGATATTGATAAAATAAGGCGATGCTTATGAAAGTTATTTGGGGATGTACAAAAACCCGAGGCTCCAGGGCGAAGCCAGTCCAAAGCCTGAGGGATCAGATCACTCGGTCTCTGGCACTACCCTTGAAGAGAGGTGGTATCGTCCTTAGTATCCCTAAAGGAGTTATATTTACTTATAAAAGAGGATAtgatataaaacaaaaaaaaaattagcacaATTGGTTCAAAAAAAGAGTTAGGAGCTTCTCTGTATTTAAGGAGGTCCTTGGTTGAATCTTGATAACAGTGAAATAAACTTCTTGTCGGAGCCCTTCCCTGTGAGGTATTGTTGGGTTTGTCGGGAGACACTCGGATGCTAAAGTTAGTATCAATACCAAGAATAGTCTCAAAAGCACTTTAGTAAAGTAAggggggtgtttgtttacctacttttcacctcatgtttgccttttcattttaaaaggcagagttttaggtgtttggttaggctcctcatgtttgctttttacagttgaaaagcagcattaagtgtttggttagtgaccccatgtttgccttttacacctgaaagcagccttttacaaaagcagagaacctctgctttttggaaaagcagttttttccaacagcaaacagcaaccagcaacagcaaacagcaaacagtaagtaaaacaaacgggccctaagAAAGCATACCTAGTACTCTTTGAGGTTGGGGTATTTATACtagattttgtaatcatctcaATAAATGTTGTAGCATATGAATAGTCAAGAATTTAGTactctttaatatatttattgcACATTCTCCAGGTTCATCCGTTAGTGATGAATCATTAATGACACTGATTCTTGAAGTTCCTGGAAAACTGCTTAATTGCGGTTATGATGGTGTATCGGCCTTAATTGGCATATCCGTCCCCAGCCGGCATATCCAGTCCTAGCTAACGTATCCAGCCTCAGCTGGCGTATGCCTTATCCTTGTATATGTGGTTTTTGCCACGTGGTCGTGCTTTATACGAACATGTTCTTTTATACGTGAGTTTTGACTATTTTTCCCCATAGATAACATGCAGCCCCCTAAAATACCATTCAAGTCttttaaggtttttcatctTTGATGCGTGCTCACACTTTTATTGCGGTGTATTGGCAcgatttgttggtcccttataacgtaacaagttagttccaagggggggataggaactatttaaaattttagtacgttaaggctgatttctttttctttgaaaagatTTACACAGCGTGCTGAGTGagtttaagacactagcttagtcaacttgtgactaagtcagcttctgtcgttgagtcaggagatagcacttgagtctgtTCCTGAACTCAGCTACTCAGTatgcacaactcagcttgacctctttacttggtcagtttcagttttaagcaagcaatatatataataaggagtttaaggttagaaagatattactcaacagatttatccaggttcggcctctaagcctacgtcctgtccccggaacacgttccgagctttcgaatcctctactgagctctttaaaggtagagcctcaaaccttttacaacttagacactgagtatgacaagagtaccttcctctatacctctactcaatcctaatctcacgctgagtactataaccgagtactcagcttctcctttctacttctagaaatgataagtgtttgtcctaaacaacaattgctaagacaccttagatgattgtataatcactctagacttttacacaaattatatagaatttggtgtaagaatttgctttgcttttcttcacagaacttgagtagaattttggtcagcgtaatggcttgataatgttctgtgttgataaatgaagcaactgaaatgTACTATTTAtagaggcatcagtcatttcgaatttcgaaataaccgttggagggaaacggcttcctgtcgttgtcactcagtcttgcttagagctctcggccaatcagatttgagtatcttctgtcctcggtcagtgttgagcagcttttagtcagctcggcagaatgtctctccatttacggtaaggtcaactagacagcgttctgtgtcttctgaactttacccaaagtggaaacactttgtctggaagttgttcttgctcagctgctgtcttgtactctttgtcgattcaactcagcggcttcactccgaagttgttcaacgaaggtcttctagatccttctcttgctgagttgcgttttgatcgtaacgacagcgttttgcacacgcgggccgagttgtcttgatctgtttgacttgggccttgacttccgtatgggccttgggctttttattctttatgtcttataaacaatttaactcaacatt includes these proteins:
- the LOC136208421 gene encoding uncharacterized protein, with protein sequence MKLRVLSRKVYDYIRYDLKEIAFPSSLPDPPHIQKRRKLTWHDRFLILKEASRLYAASWVRDIGPDLRPNDYKKKVEESEDESNGGKSTNNQEKEPSAIEDLAVAAKGGMETLRPALQRLYMTRASAYRDALKSFIQGYQEGVQQVRVKEEEDPKTQAKTDSPKKSA